Proteins encoded in a region of the Stieleria neptunia genome:
- a CDS encoding sodium:solute symporter family transporter — translation MTNEIMKRFLHLLLFLAAVTSPTLATAQDLLTWTELPPMPDALGFAGPFAGVHNDVMIVAGGANFPKPVWDNDKVWHDRIFVLTRDGDRYSWKDGGKLDRAVAYGASVSTSAGVVCMGGNDSDDTFDDVFLLSWDPESERITTTEYPSLPKPCAFTAATIIGDVIYLAGGQSGPSLETAMSNLWALDLSQQANQDEFVWKELPACPGPTRALNLTVSQHNGYNDCVYVISGRRQHGPAEEPSSYEFLRDVWEFNPNTATWRQRSDAPRCWMAGTGVKYGQSHLLVLGGSTGELFFQGDELRDNHPGFGNETAAYHTITDTWVAAGKNPVTQVTTTAVQWGDDLIVPSGEIRPRTRTPKVYRVAVNRAEHNFGWVNYVVLFGYLVSMVGVGFYFARTNKTTDDYFRGGRHIPWWAAGCSIFATMLSSLTFTGIPSKAYAQDWVYSIGNFTIPLVAIVAVYVAMPFFRRIDATSAYEYLEKRFSRPVRLFGSASFTLFHLFRMAVVMSLTGLAMAVATPLTPAQSVLLMGVLSILYCTMGGVEAVIWTDTLQTVVLFGGALLAIVLLVMGTDGGVGGFLSAADDADKFRIANLHLSPTSAQIALWVIVVGAIGQNLSSYTADQAVVQRYMTTADPSLAARSIWTNAALTIPSTLLFFGIGTALFAFYQSNPGRLDPTISTDQVFPYFIAREMPIGLAGLVVAGVFAAAQSTVSTSMNSTATALVTDFLRPFDTCKSERGYLNAARGLTFVMGVIGTLLGLVFVNPDIKSLFDTFLVVIGLFMGVLGGLFVLGGTTTRANSTGAMAGALVGAAVMFGLWKFTAINGYLYTACGITTCFVVGYITSLATQKPADDLAGLTIHTLHAGNSHDDIDSL, via the coding sequence ATGACAAACGAGATTATGAAACGATTCCTGCATCTCCTGCTTTTCCTTGCCGCAGTCACGTCACCCACTCTCGCGACCGCTCAGGATTTACTGACGTGGACGGAACTGCCGCCCATGCCGGATGCACTCGGCTTTGCAGGTCCGTTTGCCGGCGTTCACAATGACGTCATGATCGTGGCCGGCGGTGCGAACTTTCCCAAGCCGGTCTGGGACAACGACAAAGTCTGGCACGATCGCATCTTCGTGCTGACCAGAGATGGCGACCGCTACAGCTGGAAAGACGGCGGCAAACTCGACCGTGCTGTCGCATACGGGGCGTCCGTCTCGACCAGCGCGGGCGTGGTTTGCATGGGTGGGAACGATTCCGACGACACCTTTGACGACGTGTTCCTGCTGAGCTGGGATCCCGAGTCAGAACGAATCACGACGACGGAGTATCCTTCGCTGCCAAAACCGTGCGCGTTCACGGCCGCAACCATCATCGGCGATGTGATCTATCTGGCAGGCGGGCAAAGCGGTCCGTCGCTGGAAACAGCCATGTCGAATTTGTGGGCGCTGGATTTGTCGCAGCAAGCAAACCAAGACGAATTTGTCTGGAAAGAATTGCCTGCCTGTCCCGGCCCAACGCGGGCATTGAACCTGACCGTTAGCCAGCACAATGGATACAACGACTGTGTGTATGTCATCAGCGGGCGACGACAGCACGGGCCGGCGGAAGAGCCCTCCAGCTATGAATTCCTTCGCGATGTCTGGGAATTCAATCCGAACACCGCCACCTGGCGGCAACGCAGCGACGCCCCGCGATGTTGGATGGCCGGCACCGGTGTCAAGTATGGCCAAAGCCATCTTCTTGTGCTCGGCGGATCCACCGGCGAACTGTTCTTCCAAGGCGACGAACTGCGGGACAATCACCCAGGATTTGGCAACGAAACTGCCGCCTATCACACCATCACCGACACCTGGGTTGCCGCCGGGAAGAATCCCGTCACCCAGGTGACGACCACCGCTGTTCAATGGGGCGACGATCTGATCGTCCCGTCCGGCGAAATCCGACCGCGAACCCGCACGCCCAAGGTCTATCGCGTTGCCGTCAACCGAGCCGAACACAATTTCGGGTGGGTCAACTATGTCGTCCTGTTCGGCTATCTTGTGTCGATGGTCGGCGTCGGGTTTTACTTCGCCCGAACCAACAAGACGACCGACGACTACTTTCGCGGGGGACGCCACATTCCGTGGTGGGCTGCCGGTTGCAGCATTTTTGCCACGATGCTCAGCTCGCTGACCTTCACCGGCATCCCGTCCAAGGCCTATGCCCAGGACTGGGTGTACTCGATCGGCAATTTCACCATTCCGCTGGTTGCGATCGTCGCCGTGTATGTCGCGATGCCGTTCTTTCGCCGCATCGATGCCACCAGCGCGTACGAGTATCTGGAAAAGCGATTCAGCCGTCCGGTCAGACTGTTCGGGAGTGCCAGTTTCACGCTGTTCCACCTCTTTCGCATGGCGGTCGTCATGTCACTGACCGGTCTAGCGATGGCCGTCGCGACTCCGCTGACACCGGCTCAATCGGTGTTGCTGATGGGCGTGCTCAGCATCCTCTATTGCACCATGGGTGGCGTCGAAGCGGTGATCTGGACCGACACCCTCCAGACCGTTGTGCTGTTTGGCGGAGCGCTGCTTGCGATCGTTCTCTTGGTGATGGGGACCGACGGCGGGGTCGGCGGTTTTCTGTCCGCCGCGGATGACGCTGATAAATTTCGGATCGCAAACCTGCACCTGAGTCCGACGAGCGCCCAAATCGCATTGTGGGTCATCGTCGTCGGAGCCATCGGCCAAAACCTTTCGTCATACACCGCCGACCAAGCCGTCGTGCAGCGGTACATGACGACTGCCGACCCCAGTCTCGCCGCGCGTTCGATTTGGACCAATGCCGCGCTGACGATCCCGTCCACACTGCTGTTTTTCGGCATCGGCACGGCTCTGTTTGCGTTCTATCAATCAAACCCCGGTCGCTTGGACCCGACGATTTCGACCGACCAAGTGTTTCCGTACTTCATTGCCCGTGAGATGCCGATCGGATTGGCCGGGTTGGTCGTCGCGGGGGTTTTTGCCGCCGCACAGTCGACGGTTTCGACCAGCATGAATTCCACCGCGACGGCTTTGGTGACCGATTTCCTGCGGCCCTTCGACACCTGCAAATCCGAGCGCGGCTATCTCAATGCGGCTCGCGGTCTGACGTTTGTGATGGGGGTGATCGGGACACTGTTGGGGCTGGTGTTCGTCAACCCCGACATCAAATCGCTGTTCGATACCTTTTTGGTCGTGATCGGGTTGTTCATGGGCGTGCTCGGCGGGTTGTTTGTGTTGGGGGGCACAACGACCCGAGCCAATTCCACCGGTGCGATGGCCGGTGCACTGGTCGGCGCCGCCGTGATGTTCGGTCTTTGGAAATTCACCGCGATCAACGGCTACCTGTACACGGCCTGTGGAATCACCACCTGCTTCGTCGTCGGTTACATCACCAGTCTCGCCACGCAAAAACCGGCTGACGACCTCGCCGGGCTGACCATTCACACGCTGCATGCCGGCAACTCGCACGACGACATTGATTCACTTTGA
- a CDS encoding AGE family epimerase/isomerase: protein MDESRRNELITTYRDGLLGDTLPFWIKHCVDREYGGFMMSLDRDGTVIDTDKGVWQQGRFTWLLGELYNNVQPRDEWLELAKHGARFLDDHCFDPADGRMWFHVTREGKPIRKRRYAFSESFASIAYGELFKATGDEQYAEKARRTFRRFLDHNLNPLGVQPKFTSTRPTRGIGFPMITLVTAQELRESIGLSDADRWIDRSIDDIRRFHLKEEIQCVMETVSPTGEIIDHFDGRTLNPGHAIEGGWFIMQEGKLRGDASLVQTGCQMLDWMWQRGWDQEFGGILYFVDVNGRPVQEYWHDMKFWWPQNETIIATLLAHQLTGDPKYADWHQMIHDWSYAHFPDTEHGEWFGYLHRDGRLSSPLKGNLWKGPFHMPRMQLTCWQLLTASST, encoded by the coding sequence ATGGATGAATCTCGGCGCAACGAATTGATCACCACGTATCGCGACGGATTGCTCGGCGACACGCTGCCGTTTTGGATCAAGCACTGCGTGGATCGTGAGTACGGCGGGTTCATGATGTCGCTCGATCGTGACGGAACCGTGATCGACACGGACAAGGGCGTTTGGCAACAAGGCCGATTCACTTGGCTGTTGGGCGAACTGTACAACAACGTCCAACCGCGTGACGAATGGCTGGAACTGGCGAAACACGGCGCTCGGTTTCTCGATGACCATTGTTTCGATCCAGCGGACGGTCGGATGTGGTTTCACGTCACTCGAGAGGGAAAACCCATTCGCAAACGCCGCTACGCGTTTTCAGAAAGCTTTGCATCGATCGCCTATGGAGAACTCTTCAAAGCGACCGGCGACGAACAATACGCGGAAAAAGCAAGACGTACATTCCGACGGTTTCTTGATCACAACCTGAATCCGCTCGGTGTGCAGCCAAAATTCACCTCGACAAGGCCGACCCGAGGCATCGGGTTCCCGATGATCACCCTGGTGACGGCACAGGAGCTTCGCGAATCGATCGGCCTGTCCGATGCCGACCGATGGATCGATCGTAGCATTGACGACATCCGTCGTTTTCACCTCAAAGAAGAAATCCAGTGCGTGATGGAGACCGTCAGTCCGACCGGTGAAATCATCGACCACTTCGACGGCCGCACGCTCAACCCCGGCCACGCGATCGAAGGCGGCTGGTTCATCATGCAGGAAGGAAAGCTTCGAGGTGACGCCTCGCTGGTCCAAACCGGCTGCCAGATGCTAGACTGGATGTGGCAGCGTGGCTGGGATCAAGAGTTTGGAGGGATCCTGTACTTCGTCGATGTCAACGGTCGGCCCGTCCAGGAGTACTGGCACGACATGAAATTCTGGTGGCCGCAAAACGAAACCATCATTGCAACACTTCTGGCTCATCAGCTGACCGGTGATCCCAAGTACGCCGACTGGCACCAAATGATCCATGACTGGAGCTATGCGCATTTTCCTGACACCGAGCACGGCGAGTGGTTCGGCTATCTGCACCGCGACGGCCGACTCAGCTCCCCACTCAAAGGAAATCTCTGGAAAGGCCCCTTCCACATGCCTCGCATGCAACTTACCTGCTGGCAGTTGCTGACGGCGTCCTCGACGTAA
- a CDS encoding SRPBCC domain-containing protein, which translates to MKPATVNTPSDTQVEVVRSFEAPVDSVWKPFTDADLVRRWMLGPPGWSMPICEMDFRVGGTYENVFRNEGDESEIAMHGAFREIEMLSKIVQDEKHVVRSSTDNTGHETVVTFTFRETDHVTTVTTLIEYPSQEARDEALASGMGAAMEMGYCRIDELIVAS; encoded by the coding sequence ATGAAGCCTGCCACAGTCAACACACCCTCTGATACCCAAGTCGAAGTCGTCAGAAGCTTCGAAGCGCCAGTCGACTCGGTTTGGAAACCGTTCACCGACGCCGACTTGGTCCGTCGCTGGATGCTCGGACCACCGGGCTGGTCGATGCCCATCTGTGAGATGGACTTTCGAGTCGGCGGAACGTACGAAAACGTCTTCCGAAACGAAGGAGACGAGTCTGAGATCGCAATGCACGGAGCATTTCGCGAAATCGAAATGCTCAGCAAGATCGTCCAAGATGAAAAGCATGTCGTACGCAGTTCAACAGACAACACGGGTCATGAAACGGTCGTGACCTTCACGTTCCGGGAAACGGACCATGTCACGACGGTCACCACGCTGATCGAGTATCCGTCCCAGGAGGCACGCGACGAAGCCCTGGCGAGTGGAATGGGAGCTGCAATGGAAATGGGATACTGTCGCATTGATGAACTCATCGTTGCCTCCTGA
- a CDS encoding helix-turn-helix transcriptional regulator, translating to MRRADRLFRIVEYLKSRREVVTGEELAGEMEIGVRTIYRDVADLRSSGVPIVGEAGVGYLLSRDYVVKPLMFDTEELDALTLGAQMVESWGDAAIARSARRALDKITAVLPDALAEDAKLLAAYACASRGKPPIAIDLAALRRAVRSKHWVEICYTDQARKKSQRRVRPLCLVFTAPVWLLAAWCETRGDFREFRVDRITSMKITNQQFRNEAGKTLKDLQQQKQREFSQG from the coding sequence ATGCGCCGAGCCGACCGCCTGTTTCGAATTGTCGAATACCTCAAGTCGCGCCGAGAGGTCGTCACCGGGGAAGAGCTTGCTGGCGAGATGGAAATCGGTGTTCGCACGATTTACCGTGACGTAGCGGATTTGCGTTCCTCCGGTGTCCCGATCGTTGGCGAAGCCGGCGTCGGCTATCTGCTCAGCCGGGACTACGTCGTGAAGCCGCTGATGTTTGATACTGAGGAACTGGACGCCCTGACTCTTGGAGCTCAGATGGTGGAGAGTTGGGGAGACGCTGCGATTGCCCGCTCGGCCCGCCGGGCTCTCGACAAGATCACTGCCGTCTTGCCCGATGCCCTTGCCGAAGACGCGAAGCTTTTAGCAGCCTACGCATGCGCCAGCCGTGGTAAACCGCCGATCGCGATTGATCTTGCCGCGCTGCGCCGAGCGGTCCGCAGCAAGCATTGGGTTGAAATCTGTTATACCGACCAAGCGAGGAAAAAGTCCCAGCGCAGGGTTCGTCCCTTGTGCCTCGTCTTCACCGCACCGGTTTGGCTTCTCGCCGCGTGGTGCGAAACTCGTGGTGACTTTCGTGAATTCCGTGTCGACCGGATCACCAGCATGAAGATCACCAACCAGCAGTTTCGAAACGAAGCCGGGAAGACCCTCAAGGATCTACAGCAACAGAAGCAGAGGGAGTTTTCCCAAGGTTAG
- a CDS encoding SDR family oxidoreductase, with product MAKTNPFGPKGWTPDRLGSLAGKTYVITGANSGAGFEASRVFLSKGASVVMLNRSDQKSSVAIAALKEEFGSNADVTFIQMDLADLDSVRKAAAEVLQHVPRIDALICNAAIAQVAKQEITADGFESQLGVNHFGHFLLCGMLFERVEASAGRIVVVGSNAYKMGLKKIQFEDLNFDENYTAWNAYAQSKLAQMMFACELQRRVGAAGKNVTVQVCHPGASRTNLLQDTASTFNKMAWAVLSRFIAQSAERGSWPEVMCAAEPEVESVKLYGPTKRGQMVGPVGECPLDDCALDREAAAKLWMLSEQKTSAAWSP from the coding sequence ATGGCCAAGACCAACCCATTTGGCCCGAAAGGTTGGACCCCCGATCGACTCGGCTCACTTGCCGGCAAGACCTATGTCATCACCGGTGCCAATAGCGGCGCGGGATTTGAGGCATCGCGGGTGTTCCTGTCCAAGGGCGCAAGCGTGGTGATGCTGAACCGCAGCGACCAGAAATCGTCTGTCGCCATCGCGGCCTTGAAGGAGGAGTTTGGCAGTAACGCTGACGTGACTTTCATCCAAATGGACTTGGCCGATCTCGATTCTGTGCGGAAAGCGGCGGCGGAAGTCTTGCAGCACGTCCCCCGCATTGACGCTTTGATCTGCAACGCGGCCATCGCGCAGGTGGCCAAACAGGAGATCACCGCCGACGGCTTCGAAAGCCAGCTTGGGGTGAACCACTTCGGCCATTTCCTGCTGTGTGGAATGCTGTTTGAGCGAGTCGAAGCGTCAGCCGGGCGGATCGTGGTTGTCGGCAGCAACGCGTACAAAATGGGGTTGAAGAAGATTCAATTCGAAGACCTTAACTTCGACGAGAACTACACCGCCTGGAACGCCTATGCCCAAAGCAAACTGGCGCAGATGATGTTTGCCTGCGAGCTGCAGCGCCGTGTGGGTGCTGCGGGCAAGAACGTGACGGTCCAGGTCTGCCATCCGGGCGCGTCGCGGACGAACTTGTTGCAGGACACAGCCAGCACCTTCAACAAGATGGCCTGGGCGGTCCTTTCTCGTTTCATCGCACAATCCGCCGAGCGAGGCTCCTGGCCCGAAGTGATGTGTGCAGCCGAACCGGAAGTGGAGTCTGTAAAACTCTATGGCCCTACCAAAAGGGGGCAAATGGTCGGCCCCGTCGGAGAGTGTCCGCTGGACGACTGCGCCCTCGATCGGGAAGCGGCTGCGAAACTCTGGATGTTGTCTGAGCAGAAGACGTCCGCGGCTTGGTCACCCTAA
- a CDS encoding trypsin-like peptidase domain-containing protein, giving the protein MTIPQLRGLLFLTLTTLVQLPSSAAELRTWTTSDGKFETQAELVEANDSAVTLKKADRNVITLSISKLSKPDRDYVLSWLIERKQSETLRPGIVPDVLGEQVDLLSMIDPANDTQAGKWERDANALVSSRSSRARILIPHSVSGSYQLRLVAQRQMDTGSLNIGLAVGSRHQALAIFDYGRSKRSGLAWIDEKNEPANSTFYRKPVFTTGRDSEIICTVHHSHLRVTCDGKTIFEWTGDPSRLTLHPNFKIPSDRLFIETVLGSYRISQLQYLPIRESELRQYKPRGKPSPADSVALIEHPLGHGSGFLAAPNLLVTNHHVIENAPADDLKIFFPEESDFVHVHGVLFEDVDRDLAILSLETRRTPLAVAYDGYVPQGESVQLRGNPAIGGGVTLRNAVVKGTLRSMVRVDGFDFLQVDASIDSGSSGGPILNELDQVVGVIAMKATDEGEKLIHEGLARLDDSFKNKSRQQTQDGIAFGIPAQDLAKALDSVRAMTAKEAGRRAQLHESRVVFKRLAALAGIRLLEANVNVPEAMRQQAARVTATRAADDLVELIPAEPARLLRSALQSKGTQEIIALLQQNMDKHLNTIRSSPHLSQSSIRDFNALSQRIEAIERFAQRPGENYLRFSTTMMRFQREVTRLMTEIKEEL; this is encoded by the coding sequence ATGACGATTCCCCAACTCCGCGGCCTCCTCTTCCTGACGCTTACGACTCTTGTTCAGCTGCCCAGTTCCGCAGCGGAGCTTCGTACGTGGACGACCAGCGACGGCAAATTTGAAACGCAAGCTGAACTGGTCGAAGCGAACGATTCAGCGGTGACGTTGAAAAAAGCGGATCGCAACGTCATCACACTTTCAATCAGCAAGCTCAGTAAGCCGGACCGCGATTATGTCCTCTCCTGGCTAATCGAACGTAAGCAGTCCGAGACATTAAGGCCAGGCATTGTGCCGGACGTCCTGGGAGAACAGGTCGACTTGTTGTCGATGATCGACCCTGCCAATGACACGCAAGCAGGAAAGTGGGAACGTGACGCAAACGCACTTGTGTCGTCACGTTCGTCGCGAGCAAGAATCTTGATCCCGCATTCCGTTTCAGGTTCCTATCAACTCAGACTTGTCGCGCAACGGCAGATGGACACGGGATCGCTTAACATCGGTCTTGCGGTCGGTAGTCGGCATCAAGCGCTCGCCATCTTTGATTACGGCAGATCGAAGAGATCGGGATTAGCCTGGATCGATGAAAAAAACGAACCCGCGAATTCGACGTTTTACCGCAAGCCCGTGTTCACGACGGGGCGTGATTCCGAAATCATTTGTACGGTTCACCACAGTCATTTACGTGTCACGTGCGACGGCAAAACGATTTTCGAGTGGACCGGCGATCCATCCCGACTGACACTGCACCCCAATTTCAAAATCCCCAGCGACAGACTGTTTATCGAGACCGTACTCGGCAGTTATCGCATCTCCCAGTTGCAATACCTGCCGATTCGCGAGTCCGAACTCCGCCAGTACAAGCCTCGCGGCAAACCATCACCGGCTGATTCGGTCGCCTTGATCGAGCATCCACTTGGTCATGGCAGTGGGTTTCTTGCCGCCCCCAATTTATTGGTGACGAATCATCATGTCATCGAGAATGCGCCCGCAGACGACCTGAAGATCTTTTTCCCAGAGGAAAGCGATTTCGTCCATGTTCATGGTGTCCTGTTTGAGGATGTCGATCGAGACCTTGCAATCCTTTCTCTGGAAACCCGGCGAACACCCTTGGCGGTTGCGTACGACGGATATGTGCCACAGGGCGAGTCGGTTCAATTGCGGGGCAACCCGGCCATTGGTGGAGGGGTGACGCTGAGAAACGCGGTGGTGAAGGGAACCCTACGGTCAATGGTACGTGTGGATGGCTTCGATTTTTTGCAGGTCGATGCATCCATTGATTCCGGTTCCAGCGGCGGCCCGATTTTGAATGAACTGGACCAGGTCGTTGGAGTCATCGCCATGAAAGCGACAGACGAAGGAGAAAAGTTGATTCACGAAGGCCTCGCTCGTCTTGATGACTCGTTCAAGAACAAATCAAGGCAACAAACTCAGGACGGCATCGCGTTTGGAATCCCTGCACAGGATCTGGCCAAGGCACTCGACAGCGTGCGTGCAATGACCGCGAAAGAAGCGGGACGACGTGCTCAGTTGCATGAAAGCCGTGTGGTGTTCAAGCGACTTGCCGCACTTGCGGGAATACGATTGCTGGAGGCGAATGTGAACGTCCCGGAAGCAATGCGGCAGCAGGCGGCGCGAGTGACGGCGACTCGTGCGGCCGATGATTTGGTCGAACTGATTCCGGCCGAACCGGCACGTCTTCTTCGATCAGCATTGCAAAGCAAGGGCACCCAAGAAATCATCGCGTTGCTGCAACAGAACATGGACAAGCATTTAAACACGATCCGCAGCAGTCCCCACCTCTCTCAATCGAGCATTCGTGACTTCAATGCACTGTCACAGCGAATCGAGGCAATCGAGCGATTCGCGCAGCGGCCTGGCGAAAACTACCTGAGATTCAGCACAACCATGATGCGATTTCAAAGGGAAGTGACTCGTTTAATGACTGAGATCAAAGAAGAACTGTAG
- a CDS encoding integrase catalytic domain-containing protein produces the protein MQPLEKGLGLQSRFGLKPDLHLVPDIGEWIDASPVISRLLPLRGEPIVVSTHCLNNSDTERWWLPQQKDTQIVGGAMEMQAKAALIDSIRSRYYGARKRDKSRILDEFVAITGHQRKYALRILAERQNTTPERCEVVGRKIYDCAVKEVLVTLWESSDRLCGKRLKAILPELLKSMESHGHMNLDDSLKTRVLSASASTIDRLLRPIREEATGKKRVRPKKKVRAAVAVKTFSEWDDVAPGSLEVDFVAHCGGNLSGPFIHSLVATDVASGWTECIPILIREQSLVVESLELLRNRFPFPVLGINTDNDSSFINESVIKFCDSQSITFTRSRPYRKNDQAWIEQKNGSIVRKHLGYQRFSGPIACQTIAHLFDSVRWYVNMFQPSFKLLSKTRDGARVSKKFHSPQTPCERLLSDSRVSSESKEYLRRNRLEQDPLELLHAIRQSQAALDSLSTEDSLSQEQQIDLEEFLSQLPELWKKGEARPTHQPKPMRTRDYRTRPDPFEGDWTTILGWLEKSPDATASSLLERLIERSPDKYNGGQLRTLQRRVSQWRNIMARKLVTGTTAT, from the coding sequence TTGCAGCCACTGGAAAAGGGTCTTGGCCTGCAGTCGCGGTTCGGCCTCAAGCCTGATCTGCACCTCGTTCCAGACATCGGCGAATGGATCGATGCGAGTCCGGTAATCTCGCGGCTTCTTCCGCTGAGAGGGGAGCCGATTGTCGTTTCGACGCATTGCCTCAACAATTCGGATACCGAACGATGGTGGTTGCCTCAACAGAAAGATACCCAAATCGTAGGTGGCGCCATGGAAATGCAAGCAAAAGCTGCACTGATTGACTCGATTCGTTCGCGATACTACGGCGCACGGAAACGAGACAAGTCGCGGATACTCGATGAATTTGTTGCGATTACCGGACACCAACGTAAGTACGCGCTGCGAATTCTCGCTGAACGCCAAAACACCACCCCAGAGCGTTGTGAAGTCGTGGGCCGCAAAATATACGACTGCGCGGTCAAGGAGGTGCTTGTAACGCTCTGGGAATCTTCCGATCGCCTATGCGGCAAACGCCTCAAAGCGATTCTTCCCGAGTTGCTGAAGTCGATGGAGTCGCACGGTCACATGAATCTTGATGATTCTCTCAAGACGCGGGTGTTGTCGGCAAGTGCTTCAACCATAGACCGACTGCTTCGTCCTATACGTGAGGAAGCGACTGGAAAGAAACGCGTTCGCCCAAAGAAAAAGGTCCGCGCTGCAGTTGCCGTCAAGACCTTTTCCGAATGGGATGATGTCGCCCCTGGGAGTCTCGAAGTAGATTTTGTTGCTCACTGCGGAGGGAATCTATCCGGCCCATTCATACACAGTTTGGTTGCTACAGACGTTGCGTCTGGATGGACGGAATGCATCCCGATTCTGATTCGCGAGCAGTCTCTCGTCGTCGAATCTTTGGAATTGCTGCGGAACAGATTTCCGTTTCCAGTCCTGGGAATAAACACTGACAATGACAGTTCGTTCATCAACGAATCAGTCATCAAATTCTGCGATTCCCAAAGTATCACATTTACTCGATCACGGCCCTATCGAAAAAACGATCAGGCATGGATCGAGCAGAAGAACGGTTCTATCGTTCGCAAACACCTCGGCTATCAGCGATTCTCGGGACCGATCGCATGCCAAACCATCGCACATCTTTTCGATAGTGTTCGTTGGTACGTGAACATGTTTCAGCCATCCTTCAAGCTCTTAAGCAAGACTCGTGACGGCGCCAGGGTAAGCAAGAAGTTTCACTCACCTCAAACGCCATGTGAACGGCTACTTAGTGACTCGCGAGTATCATCCGAATCGAAAGAGTATTTGCGACGCAACCGTCTTGAACAGGACCCGCTAGAACTACTACACGCAATCCGACAATCGCAAGCTGCGCTGGATTCGCTGTCGACGGAGGATTCGCTCTCCCAGGAGCAGCAGATTGATCTCGAAGAATTTCTTTCACAGTTACCGGAGCTATGGAAGAAAGGCGAGGCCCGACCAACTCATCAGCCGAAGCCGATGCGAACGCGAGATTATCGAACGCGTCCAGACCCCTTTGAAGGAGACTGGACGACGATTCTTGGATGGCTTGAAAAATCCCCAGACGCAACTGCGTCGTCGTTACTCGAAAGGCTCATCGAACGATCGCCCGACAAATACAACGGCGGTCAACTACGAACGCTTCAACGTCGCGTGAGTCAGTGGCGGAATATCATGGCAAGGAAATTAGTGACGGGCACCACGGCGACCTAA
- the istB gene encoding IS21-like element helper ATPase IstB: MFRDQFQATADRAAAEDLSHVQYLSELAELECQARNESRIKRLMTNSRLPLGKTWETFNFDRLPLSVTRQLESLREGSFLDRRENVLIFGQPGAGKSHALCALANQLVQQGRSMLLTTCSLLVQQLLIAKRDLRLQKYIKQLSRFEGLMIDDLGYVQQNREEMEVLFTLLAERYERGSVLLTSNLAFSKWDQIFKDAMTTAAAIDRLVHHSVIIELNVPSYRVETAKKTKSAGRSAKASQ, encoded by the coding sequence ATGTTTCGCGACCAGTTTCAAGCGACGGCCGACCGAGCAGCCGCGGAGGATCTCAGCCATGTTCAATACTTATCGGAACTGGCGGAACTGGAATGCCAGGCCCGCAACGAGAGTCGGATCAAGCGTCTAATGACCAACTCACGTCTTCCGCTGGGCAAGACATGGGAGACGTTCAACTTCGATCGCTTGCCATTGTCAGTGACACGACAACTGGAGAGTCTTCGGGAGGGATCGTTCTTGGATCGTCGGGAGAACGTACTGATTTTCGGTCAGCCCGGTGCGGGGAAGAGTCACGCGCTTTGTGCCTTGGCGAATCAACTCGTCCAGCAAGGCCGGAGCATGCTTCTGACAACGTGCAGCTTGCTGGTGCAACAGTTGCTGATCGCAAAGCGGGATCTTCGCCTGCAGAAGTACATCAAGCAACTGTCTCGTTTCGAGGGCCTGATGATCGACGACCTGGGTTACGTGCAGCAGAATCGAGAAGAGATGGAGGTGCTGTTCACGCTGCTGGCGGAACGTTACGAGAGAGGGAGTGTTCTGTTGACGAGCAACTTGGCGTTCAGCAAGTGGGACCAGATCTTCAAAGATGCGATGACGACGGCGGCGGCGATCGATCGCTTGGTTCACCACAGCGTGATCATCGAGTTGAACGTGCCAAGCTATCGCGTGGAAACAGCCAAGAAAACGAAGTCAGCTGGACGGTCAGCAAAGGCCTCTCAATAA